A genome region from Megalobrama amblycephala isolate DHTTF-2021 linkage group LG16, ASM1881202v1, whole genome shotgun sequence includes the following:
- the LOC125248340 gene encoding A disintegrin and metalloproteinase with thrombospondin motifs 15: MSSFPVVLFCHLHMLFLTKIYLCMETDFCEPVRLDRESHDKLNKELVVYRINAFNQELYLNLLPDSSFLAPDGTFQYDTSSSSAFVGPSFRRCFYSGDVNADRNSYAALSLCGGVRGAFSYNGMEYLIERRSTNTAPGLISDDAEKTHIIRRRRHLHAPNSTSRCGVTSGLNPGAVESLEKYKHVKGHTRNFTETVLKSMSRSKRFASVPRYVEVLVVADESMAKFHGDDLKHYLLTLMSVTAKLYKHPSILNAISIVVVKLMVINEAEKGPKVSSNAALTLRNFCTWQKKLNKINDKHPEYWDTAILFTKQDLCGATTCDTLGMADVGTMCDPKRSCSVIEDDGLPSAFTTAHELGHVFSMPHDNVKACEEVFGKLRDDHMMSPTLIQIDHNMPWSVCSAAIITDFLDSGHGDCLLDQPQKLLALPEDPPGVSYSLSRQCELAFGSGSKPCPYMQACSKLWCTGKAKGQLVCQTRHFPWADGTTCGINKLCYRGICTDKQNTTKDKVDGRWGRWGLYGPCSRMCGGGVQLAKRDCNNPVPENGGKYCQGLRVKYRSCNLEPCKDSGKSFREEQCESFNGVSLNTNRLSPSVVWVPKYSGVSVKDRCKLICRANGTGYFYVLAPKVVDGTPCSPDTSAVCVQGKCIKAGCDGKLSSNMKFDKCGVCGGDNQNCKKVSGMFTKPMHGYNFVVTLPVGAANVDVRQRGYRGLINDDNYLAVKNGQGKYLLNGNLVVSAVEKDIIVKGSLLRYSGTTTSVEMLQATRPLKESLTVELLSVGKMTPPRVRYSYYLTVANKEGKVLKKEERNPTHNNVLKDSNKVELKKPAYQMPSYKWVAADWNKCSVTCGNGVQSRLIQCLDSDGETATRCDSTQMPSTMRVCGDPCPTWSIGDWSSCSKTCGKGYKRRPLRCITQAGLLLPRDHCSSKKKPQELDFCTVRPC; the protein is encoded by the exons ATGTCGAGTTTCCccgttgttttgttttgtcactTGCATATGCTTTTTTTAACGAAAATATACCTCTGTATGGAAACTGATTTTTGTGAACCTGTTCGACTTGACCGTGAAAGTCATgacaaattgaacaaagaactAGTTGTTTACAGAATAAACGCTTTTAATCAGGAATTGTATCTTAATCTTCTGCCTGACTCAAGTTTTCTGGCTCCTGACGGCACATTTCAATATGACACCTCATCTTCAAGTGCTTTTGTAGGACCTTCTTTTAGAAGATGCTTTTACTCCGGTGATGTTAATGCTGACAGGAATTCTTACGCAGCTCTCAGTCTCTGTGGAGGTGTCCGAGGAGCGTTTTCTTATAACGGGATGGAGTACCTCATAGAGCGGAGGTCGACCAACACAGCACCAGGACTGATCTCAGATGATGCTGAAAAAACGCACATCATCCGCAGGAGAAGACATCTGCACGCTCCGAACTCAACATCTCGGTGCGGAGTTACATCTGGTTTAAACCCGGGCGCTGTGGAGTCGTTAGAAAAGTACAAACATGTGAAGGGACATACGAGGAACTTCACAGAAACTGTGTTGAAAAGCATGAGCAGATCGAAAAGATTCGCCTCTGTACCGAGATATGTAGAGGTCCTGGTTGTTGCTGATGAGTCTATGGCAAAATTCCACGGTGACGACTTGAAGCATTACCTTTTGACTCTCATGTCTGTCACTGCAAAGCTGTACAAACACCCCAGTATCTTGAACGCCATCAGTATAGTGGTTGTAAAGCTTATGGTGATTAATGAGGCAGAAAAAGGACCCAAAGTATCCAGTAACGCGGCACTAACCCTGCGCAATTTCTGCACCTGGCAGAAGAAGCTGAATAAGATCAACGACAAACACCCAGAGTATTGGGACACAGCTATTTTGTTTACTAAGCAG GACCTTTGTGGGGCCACCACGTGTGACACTCTGGGAATGGCTGATGTAGGCACCATGTGTGATCCTAAGAGGAGCTGCTCAGTTATTGAAGATGATGGTCTCCCCTCTGCCTTCACCACTGCACATGAACTAG GCCATGTCTTCAGTATGCCACATGACAATGTGAAGGCTTGTGAGGAGGTGTTTGGAAAGTTGAGGGACGACCATATGATGTCTCCCACACTGATCCAGATTGACCACAATATGCCATGGTCTGTCTGCAGTGCTGCCATCATCACAGACTTCCTGGATTCTGGCCATG GTGACTGTCTGCTTGATCAGCCCCAAAAGCTACTGGCTCTTCCAGAGGACCCTCCGGGTGTCAGCTACTCGCTCAGCCGTCAGTGCGAGCTTGCCTTCGGCTCAGGATCTAAGCCTTGCCCGTATATGCAGGCCTGCTCCAAACTGTGGTGCACTGGGAAAGCTAAAGGACAGCTGGTGTGCCAGACTCGCCATTTTCCCTGGGCTGACGGTACTACCTGTGGAATCAACAAGCTGTGCTACCGGGGGATTTGTACTGATAAGCAAAATACTACCAAAGACAAG GTAGACGGCCGTTGGGGTCGATGGGGTCTGTATGGTCCGTGTTCCCGTATGTGTGGGGGAGGGGTGCAGCTCGCCAAAAGGGACTGTAACAACCCCGTCCCTGAAAACGGGGGCAAGTACTGCCAAGGACTGAGAGTGAAGTATCGCTCCTGCAACTTAGAGCCTTGTAAAGATTCAG GAAAGAGCTTTCGAGAGGAGCAGTGTGAGTCGTTCAATGGCGTCAGTCTGAACACTAACAGACTGAGTCCGTCTGTAGTCTGGGTCCCGAAATATTCTGGAGTTTCTGTTAAGGACAGATGCAAGCTCATCTGCCGAGCCAATGGCACCGGATACTTCTATGTCCTTGCGCCAAAG GTGGTGGACGGAACCCCTTGTTCTCCTGATACCTCAGCGGTCTGTGTTCAAGGAAAGTGCATCAAAGCTGGCTGTGATGGCAAACTGAGCTCCAACATGAAGTTTGACAAGTGTGGTGTGTGTGGTGGTGACAATCAAAACTGCAAGAAAGTCTCTGGAATGTTCACAAAACCCAT GCATGGATATAACTTTGTGGTGACTCTACCGGTCGGAGCTGCAAACGTGGACGTAAGGCAGCGCGGTTACCGTGGTTTGATAAACGATGACAACTATTTAGCAGTAAAGAATGGCCAAGGCAAATATCTGCTGAATGGAAACCTTGTGGTTTCAGCGGTAGAAAAAGACATTATCGTAAAGGGAAGTTTGCTGCGCTACAGTGGTACCACCACATCGGTGGAGATGCTGCAGGCCACTAGACCTCTCAAAGAGTCTCTCACCGTGGAACTGTTGTCGGTGGGTAAAATGACACCGCCTCGCGTGCGCTACTCCTACTACCTGACTGTGGCAAATAAGGAGGGCAAGGTCTTAAAGAAGGAGGAGAGGAACCCTACGCATAACAACGTGCTGAAAGACAGCAATAAAGTGGAACTGAAGAAGCCGGCCTATCAGATGCCGTCTTATAAGTGGGTTGCGGCGGATTGGAATAAGTGCTCAGTAACCTGTGGGAACGGCGTCCAAAGTAGATTGATACAGTGTTTGGACTCGGATGGGGAAACAGCCACACGCTGTGACAGCACCCAAATGCCCAGTACCATGAGAGTGTGTGGTGACCCTTGCCCAACGTGGAGCATCGGCGATTGGTCCTCATGCTCTAAAACCTGCGGGAAAGGCTATAAGAGACGCCCACTACGATGCATCACTCAGGCTGGGCTGCTTTTACCTAGAGACCACTGCTCAAGCAAAAAAAAGCCACAGGAGCTGGACTTTTGCACTGTTCGGCCCTGCTAG